A region of Pseudomonadota bacterium DNA encodes the following proteins:
- a CDS encoding LysR family transcriptional regulator, which translates to MNELACLRAFVRVVEAGSFTAAARQSGTVKSVITKRVNQLEAHLGLLLIQRSTRRLTITDAGAAFYERAVHLLAELDHAKAVVSSVEWGLSGQFRVSCVPSFTAAYLAEDLCDFQAEHPDLAIELQQHARFCDPVQEGFDVCLQAGGGHSGILEKVDILPLRRVLVATAGYLARAGNPDTPEALSTHRFAHNNHVEPDCVVPFMVAGRRQDVAIAPTLLTNSTWLLRAAVLRGDHMAMLPAFFIESELVSGALVPVLPALEIACPQLSAYYRRTAHVPMKVRIFINFLRQRYGETPVWEQRILAARPELAAVFGDRAG; encoded by the coding sequence GTGAACGAGCTCGCGTGCCTGCGGGCCTTCGTTCGGGTGGTGGAAGCCGGCAGCTTCACGGCCGCTGCGCGCCAGTCGGGCACGGTCAAATCGGTGATCACCAAACGCGTCAACCAGCTCGAGGCGCACCTCGGGCTGCTGTTGATTCAGCGTTCGACCCGGCGGCTGACGATCACCGACGCCGGGGCCGCGTTCTACGAGCGGGCAGTGCACCTCCTGGCCGAGCTCGACCACGCCAAGGCGGTAGTCAGTTCGGTCGAGTGGGGCTTGTCGGGCCAGTTTCGCGTCAGTTGCGTGCCGTCGTTCACCGCGGCCTACCTCGCGGAGGACCTGTGCGATTTTCAGGCGGAGCACCCCGACCTCGCGATCGAACTGCAACAGCACGCGCGGTTTTGCGACCCGGTCCAGGAGGGGTTTGACGTCTGCCTGCAGGCCGGTGGCGGACACAGCGGCATCCTCGAGAAAGTCGACATCCTGCCGCTGCGGCGCGTACTGGTCGCCACAGCCGGGTACCTCGCGCGTGCCGGCAACCCGGACACACCCGAAGCGCTGAGCACGCACCGCTTTGCCCACAACAACCACGTCGAGCCCGATTGCGTGGTGCCCTTCATGGTGGCGGGTCGGCGACAGGACGTGGCCATCGCTCCGACGCTGCTGACCAACAGCACCTGGTTGTTGCGCGCCGCGGTGCTGCGCGGCGACCACATGGCGATGTTGCCCGCGTTCTTCATCGAGTCCGAGTTGGTTTCGGGTGCACTGGTGCCGGTCTTGCCGGCGCTCGAGATCGCCTGCCCGCAGCTCTCGGCCTACTACCGTCGGACGGCCCACGTGCCCATGAAAGTGCGGATCTTCATCAACTTTCTCCGCCAGCGCTACGGCGAGACGCCGGTGTGGGAACAGCGGATCCTGGCGGCACGCCCGGAGCTCGCAGCCGTGTTCGGTGACCGCGCTGGCTGA